The following proteins are co-located in the Vigna unguiculata cultivar IT97K-499-35 chromosome 9, ASM411807v1, whole genome shotgun sequence genome:
- the LOC114196229 gene encoding uncharacterized protein LOC114196229 isoform X1 gives MDLMKALRLSPCVGAIPSPPLITLGGVSFCAPPLFTTKHCSHFCISTNTRKKLFSPIPLGRKRDSDPEPLLEPSIVQELSFVEEEEQEEEEFLDEYEDALDDNDDEDDGDDEGYYEEEEEAGVPYNVSKAGDGGAGGGISLAGTWWDKKALAIAKEVTLSFDGELQVYAFKTLLNSTIQVRIENLSKKSGSPSMEDIEAFSATYRAKLDEAELAKSVPDNLCLEVSSPGVERIVRIPDDLDRFKDRPMYVKYVISNDPNNPAAESEGVFMLESFDLETKCCTWGLADVKVNRQKSGKGRPLNKKQREWRLSIPFDSLRFVRLHSDI, from the exons ATGGATTTGATGAAGGCTTTGAGGTTGAGCCCTTGCGTAGGTGCAATTCCTTCACCGCCACTTATCACTCTCGGTGGTGTTAGCTTCTGTGCCCCTCCTCTCTTTACAACAAAACACTGTAGTCATTTTTGCATCTCTACAAACACTCGCAAAAAGCTTTTCTCTCCAATTCCACTTGGCAGAAAGAGAGACTCTGATCCAGAGCCGCTTCTGGAACCCTCCATTGTCCAAGAACTATCATtcgtagaagaagaagaacaagaagaagaagaattccTCGACGAGTATGAAGACG CGTTggatgataatgatgatgaagaCGACGGTGACGACGAGGGATACTATGAGGAAGAAGAGGAGGCTGGTGTGCCTTAT AACGTTTCTAAGGCAGGTGATGGCGGCGCAGGCGGTGGAATCTCCCTAGCTGGCACATGGTGGGACAAAAAAGCATTAGCCATTGCTAAAGAGGTTACTCTCTCTTTTGATGGGGAATTGCAAGTTTATGCTTTTAAAACACTGCTGAACTCCACCATTCAAGTGCGAATTGAGAACCTTTCCAAAAA GTCTGGCTCGCCCAGCATGGAAGATATTGAAGCCTTCTCTGCAACGTATAGAGCAAAATTGGATGAAGCAGAACTTGCTAAATCAGTTCCTGACAATTTATGTTTGGAG GTGTCTTCTCCTGGTGTTGAAAGAATAGTTCGGATTCCAGATGACCTAGATCGATTCAAGGACCGACCTATGTATGTGAAATACGTCATTAGTAATGATCCAAATAACCCGGCTGCAGAGAGTGAGGGTGTCTTCATGCTTGAATCCTTTGACCTGGAAACGAAATGTTGCACCTGGGGTTTAGCAGATGTGAAAGTCAACAGACAGAAATCAGGTAAAGGAAGACCCctgaataaaaaacaaagagaatggcGTTTAAGCATTCCCTTTGATTCCTTACGTTTTGTTCGGTTGCACtctgatatttaa
- the LOC114196229 gene encoding uncharacterized protein LOC114196229 isoform X2, translating to MDLMKALRLSPCVGAIPSPPLITLGGVSFCAPPLFTTKHCSHFCISTNTRKKLFSPIPLGRKRDSDPEPLLEPSIVQELSFVEEEEQEEEEFLDEYEDALDDNDDEDDGDDEGYYEEEEEAGVPYAGDGGAGGGISLAGTWWDKKALAIAKEVTLSFDGELQVYAFKTLLNSTIQVRIENLSKKSGSPSMEDIEAFSATYRAKLDEAELAKSVPDNLCLEVSSPGVERIVRIPDDLDRFKDRPMYVKYVISNDPNNPAAESEGVFMLESFDLETKCCTWGLADVKVNRQKSGKGRPLNKKQREWRLSIPFDSLRFVRLHSDI from the exons ATGGATTTGATGAAGGCTTTGAGGTTGAGCCCTTGCGTAGGTGCAATTCCTTCACCGCCACTTATCACTCTCGGTGGTGTTAGCTTCTGTGCCCCTCCTCTCTTTACAACAAAACACTGTAGTCATTTTTGCATCTCTACAAACACTCGCAAAAAGCTTTTCTCTCCAATTCCACTTGGCAGAAAGAGAGACTCTGATCCAGAGCCGCTTCTGGAACCCTCCATTGTCCAAGAACTATCATtcgtagaagaagaagaacaagaagaagaagaattccTCGACGAGTATGAAGACG CGTTggatgataatgatgatgaagaCGACGGTGACGACGAGGGATACTATGAGGAAGAAGAGGAGGCTGGTGTGCCTTAT GCAGGTGATGGCGGCGCAGGCGGTGGAATCTCCCTAGCTGGCACATGGTGGGACAAAAAAGCATTAGCCATTGCTAAAGAGGTTACTCTCTCTTTTGATGGGGAATTGCAAGTTTATGCTTTTAAAACACTGCTGAACTCCACCATTCAAGTGCGAATTGAGAACCTTTCCAAAAA GTCTGGCTCGCCCAGCATGGAAGATATTGAAGCCTTCTCTGCAACGTATAGAGCAAAATTGGATGAAGCAGAACTTGCTAAATCAGTTCCTGACAATTTATGTTTGGAG GTGTCTTCTCCTGGTGTTGAAAGAATAGTTCGGATTCCAGATGACCTAGATCGATTCAAGGACCGACCTATGTATGTGAAATACGTCATTAGTAATGATCCAAATAACCCGGCTGCAGAGAGTGAGGGTGTCTTCATGCTTGAATCCTTTGACCTGGAAACGAAATGTTGCACCTGGGGTTTAGCAGATGTGAAAGTCAACAGACAGAAATCAGGTAAAGGAAGACCCctgaataaaaaacaaagagaatggcGTTTAAGCATTCCCTTTGATTCCTTACGTTTTGTTCGGTTGCACtctgatatttaa